The Glycine soja cultivar W05 chromosome 6, ASM419377v2, whole genome shotgun sequence genome has a window encoding:
- the LOC114417274 gene encoding uncharacterized protein LOC114417274 — protein sequence MRSFSKNKFLLCFRPVVDIDCMIKSEVAPHRSSTCRFPRIPSSENHNVMKNSETKSVYFPHVSPKRRISRVIKAVFYETILNRRDHHKNRYIHDSFGPKYLSYGGETKTLQSPLSTSSSSHGLASPSLSSHASSFQSKNVSSYYSTKEKRKEGTGHGGPLEKQKKFECLGIYLILISLAFTVFWGKLFGIILTSTLLYFFAVWDSSSPCQKRFPSCPRPRQSLQGKDNRNYFTGRNYHMAMVPINFHVTRN from the exons ATGAGGAGCTTCTCAAAGAACAAGTTCCTCCTCTGTTTTCGTCCTGTGGTTGACATAGATTGCATGATAAAGTCCGAAGTTGCTCCTCATCGTTCCTCTACTTGTCGTTTTCCACGCATACCCTCTTCAGAGAACCACAACGTGATGAAGAACTCAGAAACCAAATCCGTATATTTTCCCCATGTTTCACCAAAACGAAGGATTTCTCGGGTGATCAAAGCTGTGTTCTACGAAACCATATTG AATAGAAGAGACCACCACAAAAATCGTTACATCCATGATTCTTTTGGTCCAAAGTATTTGTCCTATGGAGGAGAAACCAAAACCCTTCAATCGCCTTTGTCAACTTCATCTTCTTCACACGGTTTAGCTTCACCTTCTTTGAGCTCACACGCATCATCATTTCAATCAAAGAACGTGTCAAGTTACTACTCCACcaaggaaaaaaggaaagaggGTACTGGTCATGGAGGGCCACTAGAGAAGCAAAAGAAGTTCGAGTGCTTAGGAATATACTTGATTCTCATAAGCTTAGCGTTTACGGTGTTTTGGGGGAAGCTTTTTGGTATTATTTTGACCTCAACATTACTCTACTTTTTCGCTGTTTGGGACTCAAGTTCTCCATGCCAAAAGAGGTTTCCTAGTTGTCCAAGACCCAGACAAAGTCTACAAGGCAAggataatagaaattatttcaCGGGTCGAAATTATCACATGGCTATGGTCCCGATTAATTTTCATGTAACACGTAATTGA
- the LOC114417275 gene encoding G-type lectin S-receptor-like serine/threonine-protein kinase At2g19130, which translates to MRNNKPQLWLSLSLFITCFSFRTSLAALTTISANQSLSGDETLVSQGGEFELGFFNTGNNSNKFYIGMWYKKISQRTYVWVANRDQPVSDKNSAKLTILDGDLVLLDQYQNLVWSTNLNSPSSGSVVAVLLDSGNLVLSNRANASASDAMWQSFDRPTDTWLPGGKIKLDNKTKKPQYLTSWKNSEDPAQGLFSLELDPAGSTAYLILWNKSEQYWTSGAWNGHIFSLVPEMRLNYIYNFTFQSNENESYFTYSVYNSSIITRFVMDGSGQVKQLSWLENAQQWNLFWSQPRQQCEVYAFCGGFGSCTENAMPYCNCLNGYKPKSQSDWNLNDYSGGCVKKTNFQCENPNSSNKDKDRFLPILNMKLPNHSQSIGAGTSGECEATCLSNCSCTAYAYDNSGCSIWNGDLLNLQQLTQDDSSGQTLFLRLAASEFHDSKSNKGTVIGAAGAAAGVVVLLIVFVFVMLRRRRRHVGTGTSVEGSLMAFSYKDLQNATKNFSDKLGGGGFGSVFKGTLADSSIIAVKKLESISQGEKQFRTEVSTIGTVQHVNLVRLRGFCSEGTKKLLVYDYMPNGSLESKMFYEDSSKVLDWKVRYQIALGTARGLNYLHEKCRDCIIHCDVKPENILLDADFVPKVADFGLAKLVGRDFSRVLTTMRGTRGYLAPEWISGVAITAKADVYSYGMMLFEFVSGRRNSEASEDGQVRFFPTYAANMVHQGGNVLSLLDPRLEGNADLEEVTRVIKVASWCVQDDESHRPSMGQVVQILEGFLDLTLPPIPRTLQAFVDNHENIVFFDDSSSTQSSQVKSNASSASSQAKSNISSSKSST; encoded by the coding sequence ATGAGGAACAACAAGCCACAGTTATGGCTTTCTCTTTCACTCTTCATCACATGCTTCTCTTTTCGCACATCCCTTGCTGCTTTGACCACCATCTCAGCAAACCAATCTCTCTCCGGGGATGAAACTCTTGTCTCACAAGGTGGCGAATTCGAATTGGGCTTCTTCAACACAGGTAACAACTCTAACAAATTCTACATAGGCATGTGGTACAAAAAGATATCTCAAAGAACCTATGTTTGGGTAGCAAATAGAGACCAACCAGTTTCTGATAAGAATTCTGCCAAGTTAACAATATTGGATGGTGATTTGGTGCTTTTAGACCAATACCAAAATCTAGTTTGGTCAACCAATTTGAATTCTCCTAGCTCAGGTTCTGTTGTAGCTGTGCTTCTAGACAGTGGGAATCTTGTATTAAGCAATAGGGCTAATGCATCAGCATCTGATGCTATGTGGCAGAGTTTTGATCGCCCCACAGATACATGGCTTCCTGGTGGTAAGATAAAATTGGACAACAAAACAAAGAAGCCACAATATTTAACTTCATGGAAGAATAGCGAAGATCCTGCGCAGGGTTTGTTCTCTCTTGAACTAGACCCTGCAGGGAGCACTGCTTATCTGATTCTTTGGAACAAATCTGAACAGTATTGGACAAGTGGTGCTTGGAATGGACATATTTTCAGCTTGGTTCCTGAGATGAGGCTCAACTACATCTACAATTTCACCTTTCAGTCCAATGAGAACGAGAGCTACTTCACCTATTCCGTTTATAATTCTTCTATTATCACGCGTTTCGTGATGGATGGCTCGGGGCAGGTCAAGCAACTTTCGTGGCTGGAGAATGCTCAGCAATGGAATTTGTTCTGGTCTCAGCCAAGGCAACAGTGTGAGGTCTATGCCTTCTGTGGTGGATTTGGGAGCTGCACTGAGAATGCCATGCCATATTGTAATTGTTTGAATGGTTATAAGCCAAAGTCACAATCTGATTGGAATCTTAATGATTACTCAGGAGGGTGTGTGAAAAAGACCAACTTTCAATGTGAGAATCCAAATTCCTCTAACAAGGACAAGGACAGGTTCCTTCCAATTCTCAACATGAAATTGCCTAATCATTCACAATCCATAGGAGCTGGAACTTCTGGGGAATGTGAAGCAACATGCCTGAGTAACTGTTCTTGTACTGCATATGCTTATGACAATAGTGGTTGCTCAATTTGGAATGGTGATCTCTTGAATCTGCAGCAGCTTACTCAAGATGATAGTAGTGGACAGACTTTGTTCCTCAGGCTTGCAGCAtctgagtttcatgattctaAAAGCAATAAGGGGACCGTCATTGGTGCTGCTGGAGCTGCTGCTGGTGTAGTGGTTCTTCTAATAGTTTTTGTGTTTGTGATGCTGAGGCGCAGAAGGAGGCATGTTGGGACCGGAACATCAGTGGAGGGCTCATTGATGGCATTTAGCTACAAGGATTTGCAAAATGCCACAAAGAATTTCTCGGATAAACTTGGAGGAGGGGGATTTGGTTCTGTCTTCAAAGGAACATTGGCTGATTCTAGTATCATAGCAGTGAAGAAGCTTGAAAGCATTAGCCAAGGTGAGAAGCAGTTTAGAACAGAAGTGAGTACAATTGGGACAGTTCAACATGTCAACCTTGTAAGGCTTCGCGGCTTCTGTTCTGAAGGTACTAAGAAACTTCTGGTTTATGATTACATGCCAAATGGTTCCTTGGAGTCCAAAATGTTTTATGAAGATAGCTCCAAGGTGTTGGATTGGAAAGTGAGGTACCAAATTGCTCTTGGAACAGCAAGGGGGTTGAATTATCTCCATGAGAAGTGCAGAGACTGCATCATACACTGTGATGTGAAGCCAGAGAACATTCTCCTAGATGCTGATTTTGTTCCAAAGGTGGCAGATTTCGGTCTTGCAAAGCTTGTTGGAAGGGACTTTAGTAGGGTCCTCACTACCATGAGAGGGACAAGAGGCTATCTTGCTCCAGAGTGGATTTCAGGTGTGGCTATCACTGCCAAAGCTGATGTCTACAGCTATGGAATGATGCTTTTCGAGTTTGTGTCGGGTAGGAGGAACTCCGAGGCATCAGAAGATGGTCAAGTGAGGTTCTTCCCTACCTATGCTGCAAACATGGTGCACCAAGGAGGGAATGTCCTTAGCCTTTTGGACCCTAGGTTGGAAGGAAATGCTGACCTTGAAGAGGTCACTAGAGTCATCAAAGTTGCTTCATGGTGTGTCCAAGATGATGAATCTCACAGGCCTTCAATGGGTCAAGTGGTTCAAATCCTTGAAGGGTTCTTGGATTTGACTTTGCCTCCAATTCCAAGGACCCTCCAAGCCTTTGTTGACAACCATGAGAACATTGTTTTCTTCGATGACTCCAGCTCCACACAGAGTTCACAGGTTAAGAGTAATGCATCAAGTGCTTCCTCTCAAGCCAAAAGCAACATCTCATCATCCAAAAGTAGCACCTAG
- the LOC114417276 gene encoding uncharacterized protein LOC114417276, whose amino-acid sequence MFRFSCFHANAQGNKAKKTVQPSTEAMEKGLQDGTQNHGCKESSNPPRTYSSPSKEQAHKQINITENHISNWDSVECSCRSEDLNSKFSFENESNVHQTRRIRKSQSLQSGLDQGIREGDEDLGLSCDGAKSQNESTISIRRYHNPNVEFQVCSGLLNDVSIFSIGDPIPSDKDAHEISDTPLSGEFAGNIPDQTSVPGIVSLRKSRSLPNIRASILSSEKDAFKHAMSRSSDDLHALRMRQKEEFINEFHDQIRGDQERENEMEKPEDGHMDNFFDDGFDSYLLSGSAENWVMPITDDSSDVKTLQGDSSVHCVGEFPKKDFKIKRIEDWVVGLQHCGPPLEETNEDLSKVIEPLVDVNTVNGVTAASVDNKVTPGMEAAKRYISSLGANATAAQLGNHGLVVIPFLSAFVSLKVLNLAGNAIVRITAGALPRGLHALNLSRNKISTIEGLRELTRLRVLDLSYNRILRIGHGLASCSSLKELYLAGNKISEVEGLHRLLKLSILDLSFNKISTAKCLGQLAANYNTLQAINLDGNPAQKNVGDEHMKKYLQGLLPHLVYYNRQPMKVSSLKDGAERSVRLGMNSHQFDRGLRADRKTTRKGSQGVAATRRPSITSTHARRSVDSPKLSKGKQPLLPPTRTKVSTQSRYHFDAPDKALNLVSELSMRKSRSEGNFGVL is encoded by the exons ATGTTTCGGTTTTCTTGTTTCCATGCTAATGCCCAAGGCAACAAGGCAAAG AAAACGGTTCAACCTTCTACTGAAGCAATGGAAAAGGGTTTGCAAGATGGTACCCAAAATCATGGCTGTAAAGAGTCATCTAATCCTCCGAGAACATATTCATCCCCTTCGAAAGAACAAGCACACAAGCAAATAAATATCACGGAGAATCATATTAGCAATTGGGATTCAGTTGAGTGCAGTTGTAGGTCAGAGGATCTGAATAGCAAGTTTTCCTTTGAAAATGAAAGCAACGTTCACCAAACTAGGCGTATTAGGAAGAGCCAGTCTCTTCAAAGTGGGCTTGACCAAGGCATAAGGGAAGGTGATGAAGATCTTGGGTTGTCTTGTGATGGTGCCAAAAGCCAGAATGAGTCAACAATTTCTATTAGAAGGTATCATAATCCAAATGTTGAGTTTCAAGTCTGTTCAGGTCTTCTAAATGATGTCTCAATTTTTTCAATTGGAGACCCTATACCTTCAGATAAAGATGCCCATGAAATTTCTGATACTCCATTATCTGGTGAATTTGCTGGTAACATTCCTGACCAGACTTCTGTTCCTGGTATCGTATCTCTTAGGAAGTCACGTTCTTTACCCAATATCAGAGCTTCTATACTTTCTTCTGAAAAAGATGCTTTTAAACATGCAATGTCAAGATCTTCTGatgatcttcatgctttacgcATGAGGCAGAAAGAGGAATTCATCAATGAGTTTCATGATCAAATAAGGGGAGATCAAGAAAGAGAGAATGAAATGGAAAAACCTGAAGATGGTCATATGGACAATTTCTTTGATGATGGTTTTGATTCTTATCTGCTTTCTGGTTCAGCAGAAAACTGGGTAATGCCAATTACAGATGATTCAAGTGATGTCAAAACCCTTCAAGGAGATTCCTCAGTTCACTGTGTGGGTGAATTTCCTAAGAAGGATTTTAAGATTAAGCGCATTGAGGATTGGGTAGTTGGTTTGCAGCATTGTGGACCACCTCTAGAGGAAACAAATGAAGATTTGTCTAAAGTTATTGAACCTTTAGTTGATGTTAACACAGTAAATGGCGTGACAGCTGCCAGTGTGGATAATAAGGTCACTCCAGGAATGGAAGCAGCTAAAAGATATATTTCTTCTCTGGGTGCTAATGCCACTGCCGCTCAGCTAGGAAATCATGGGTTGGTTGTGATCCCCTTTTTGAGTGCATTTGTGAGTTTAAAAGTGCTCAACTTGGCTGGAAATGCTATTG TGAGGATAACTGCTGGTGCTCTTCCTCGTGGACTTCATGCCTTGAATTTGTCTAGAAACAAGATCTCCACTATAGAAGGATTACGTGAACTTACTCGGCTTCGTGTCCTAGACCTCAGTTACAACCGTATATTAAGAATTGGACATG GCCTTGCATCCTGCTCATCTTTGAAGGAGCTGTACCTGGCTGGAAACAAGATCAGTGAAGTAGAGGGTCTGCACCGCCTTTTGAAACTAAGTATCCTGGATCTCtcttttaacaaaatttcaacAGCCAAATGTCTAGGCCAACTTGCAGCCAACTACAATACTTTGCAAGCTATCAACTTGGATGGGAATCCAGCCCAGAAAAATGTTGGAGATGAACATATGAAGAAATATCTACAAGGCCTTCTTCCCCATCTTGTCTACTATAATCGGCAGCCTATGAAAGTGAGCTCTTTGAAGGATGGAGCAGAACGTTCAGTTCGGTTAGGAATGAATTCCCATCAGTTTGATCGCGGCCTTAGAGCGGATCGCAAGACCACAAGGAAGGGCAGCCAAGGTGTTGCAGCCACACGGAGGCCATCAATCACGTCTACTCATGCTCGCAGAAGTGTGGACTCACCAAAACTGTCCAAGGGTAAGCAGCCTCTCCTGCCACCAACTAGAACCAAAGTATCAACCCAAAGTCGCTATCATTTTGATGCTCCCGACAAAGCATTGAACTTGGTTTCAGAGCTCTCCATGCGCAAGAGTCGCAGTGAGGGAAATTTTGGAGTTCTGTAA